In Astatotilapia calliptera chromosome 16, fAstCal1.2, whole genome shotgun sequence, one genomic interval encodes:
- the ranbp2 gene encoding E3 SUMO-protein ligase RanBP2 isoform X3: MRRSKAEVDRYVSSVQSSSPSLKEKPVKGFLFAKLYFEAKEYDLAKRHVSDYLKVQERDPKAHKFLGQLYEREGDINKAVGCYKRSVDLNPAQKDLVLKVAELLVSKQECDSRAEFWVEKAAKLLPGNPAVFNLKERLLSRQGQQGWNQLFDLLQTELAARPADAHVNVKLVQLFRQDGRLEEAVKHCLAAEKRAMLCNSLDWYTEVVCTLQEYLAQLSNEKMSRCIRRELLLARCSLLRITLSESSVQPSVDALKEFDQAMQEVSSVAGRSADELLEVFVEMRGHLYLHAGTLLLKLAQDRQQTWRAVRDLAALCYLLAYQVPRPKTKVTKRDQTAPQFLELLANDRQSQAGHMLFNLSTDSSALISEVVEAFGNRIGQDSLFDLLRGPQASAGLSFIANDDIHSLTAMAPELSQMAKWDTGSILLHSGQLQHLSWLGLQWNLLDQRPPLREWLQQLFPRLTLETSKLDTNAPESICLLDLEVFLYGVVFCSHCQLQRTAKINAGVNQSQQQLFEPRCLPLPLLRLLTTDRQREWWDAIYSLIHKRAAPGVSGKLRMIVQHGLSTLRAGEKHGLQPALVIHWAQCLSQTGDGVNSYYDQKEYIGRSVHYWKVALPLLEKIKNRRSIPEPLDPLFIHFPSKDIQISSVKSYEEEARIAYAVLLDIEGKTEEAISTLESINNMSSIWHLAQIYQRLSEEASNGVEETQDRCIMFLRKFRAYLSKIYSANADDIEKLPVSMEEVVDLLNDVNQQLGENGEVMDEEDEKEEGSLRGPAHSSPAHLGETSATISHIKFSTPSPNKSIVSPSKRLISPKTQPHWVEDQKSLLQMLCQQVEALKNEVHDLRHNSSGTTVSPHHKMYGETYGAEGLQEPFTPVQSYHGAPLTVATTGPSVYYNQSQAYNSQYLLRTAANVTPTKTPMYGVNRMPPQHNMYAYQQPTHTPPLQTAPACIYPPQEQVFGAPLRFESPATSLLSPYGEDFYGQSVTQQTSNPTLPEPGYFTKPPVVPVQQPKNIEGKPMDFGKLSFSQQAPTEVPRVPSFGTGVTAQSTPSPAFKFNSNFKSNDGDFTFSASQNKHSESLLGLLTSDIPSKTDTVPEKPQTQEQPTTQTGIFTFGNKNVTSFSFVDSAQSTAAGGLFGKVDQPFQFGDMSKPAFGMSKPTAEQERAGESDNDSTHAEEDEDGPHFEPIVPLPDKVDVKTGEEEEEEIFCTRAKLYRFDTETKEWKERGIGNVKILKHSTKGKVRLLMRREQVLKICANHYITPDMLLKPNAGSDKSWVWNAIDYADEEPKPEQLAIRFKTVDEAALFKAKFEEAQKIVLKSLDKTNQQERKEKTVKDSESIAAQFALKEGEWECSVCCVRNKPTDVRCVSCQSPNPNASSKPDIQAAGEVKPSSFTFKFGTDSAKPSSSGSTFTGFGGFGSSEASSFTFGLSSSKSADTGSSTFGGFGALLTSKPGQWDCESCSIKNEANVDSCVSCKALKPSAKTAAAAQAAPAAGAPAAQPVLSSVDSAGVAAKFSKKPGQWDCDVCEVRNEASAGKCVSCGSPNPAAKPTEGASLGSNLPTVSGPQAKKDGQWDCNACLVRNDASAAECVSCKAPNENASLAARFGKKDGEWDCDTCLVRNEASADKCVSCQTLNPNAKSTSSTSSSSSSSKFTFGTKSPSSQPVGTGFTIPFVSGSTFQFGQSKDKSSPASFKFEAPQTGSSTISSSSFSFSMPIGPGGFKFGVQDPPKESPSNDNQTQTGSASSMLKSIADKHKEKETVSTPSVEQTEEEQNPLISGKANAFSFADLAKSAGGNFQFGTKDPEFKGFSGAGEQLFTSFQATPTKTEASNELEDDDMYKTEENDDIQFEPVIQMPEKVDLVTGEEDEQVLYSQRVKLFRFDVGTSQWKERGVGVLKFLKNTTNGRLRVLMRREQVLKVCANHWITTTMNLKPLAGSDKAWIWLANDFSDGDAKLEQLAAKFKSPELAQEFKEKFEECQRLLLDIPLQTPHKLVDTGRTAHLIQKAEEMKSGLKDLKSFLTDEKTKIKDNDTQGDIATAGDISSLVIKPQGDTTGPTLEWDNYDLREDALDDTADSSVYASPLASSPLRKNLFRFGESTGGFSFSFQPGISPSKSPAKLNQSRASVGTDDEQDVTQDEERDGQYFEPVVPLPDLVETSTGEENEQVVFSHRAKLYRYDKESKQWKERGIGDLKILQNYNDKRARLVMRRDQVLKICANHWISPIMKLEPMKGAEKAWVWSALDFAEEGEGKLEQLAVRFKLQETANTFKQVFEEANVAQGKKELMTPATSRVVPPQDSGTPGSAKTTPAVCGKAAIAVLEETTKERTELPADTGSSASASHSPVNPGKTVVSPPKFVFGTDTLQKIFGTPKSHSEPEQSTASGLKANGSGYTAKTSLQVPAFKIPEKGSPQAEGSSARSDEDSEVEIVYVREPTAEQAALARKLQLPITFFCYKNEPGYISDDETDDEDYESAVKALNGKLYPDTPEKNTAACGDESDCQVVWEKKPTPEEEKKAKSLQLPPTFFCGLSTTDSDPDQDKPEDFETEVRKVHEVLVAQLDKSNEASSSPAVTPEMPASGPSSSRAEAADSTSTADKQTTATPSSSSPIDLSTKKSVELESNTESKPASLTATTSRDLSTFGFNASGFSFAELAKNTDGFAFGSKDANFSWANAGATVFGSAVTSQPKTNADEGGSDEEEAPKNVDIHFEPIVSLPEVETKSGEEDEEILFKERAKLYRWDRDIGQWKERGIGDIKILFHPTKHFYRILMRREQVLRVCANHNISEAMELKPMNASANALIWTATDYSDGEGVIEQLAAKFKTPEIAESFKKTFCECQNRMGQIDGDASSLCSPQMSRIQEHSRDTNPQVFLKLAADGQPLGTITIELFSHIVPKTAENFRALCTGEKGFGLRDSIFHRIIPDFMCQGGDITKNNGTGGKSIYGDKFEDENFDVRHTGPGILSMANRGRDTNNSQFFITLKKAEHLDFKHVAFGWVRDGMDVVQQMGELGSKAGPPTKKIIITDCGQL, translated from the exons CGGTCGGTGGATTTGAATCCAGCCCAGAAAGACCTGGTGCTGAAGGTTGCAGAGCTGCTTGTCAGTAAGCAGGAGTGTGACAGCAGGGCAGAGTTTTGGGTGGAGAAAGCTGCAAAGCTGCTACCAGGAAACCCGGCAGTTTTCAACCTTAAG GAGCGCCTGTTGAGTCGTCAGGGTCAGCAGGGTTGGAACCAGTTGTTCGACCTCCTTCAGACCGAGCTGGCAGCGCGGCCGGCTGACGCCCACGTGAACGTGAAGTTGGTTCAGCTGTTCCGTCAGGATGGCCGGCTGGAAGAGGCTGTTAAACACTGCCTGGCTGCTGAGAAAAGAGCCATGCTGTGCAACAGTCTGGACTGGTACACTGAGGTGGTGTGCACACTGCAG GAGTACCTGGCTCAGCTCAGCAATGAGAAGATGAGTCGATGTATTCGGAGAGAGCTGTTGTTGGCCCGCTGCAGCCTGCTGAGAATCACACTATCTGAAAGCAGCGTGCAGCCAAGTGTAGATGCACTTAAAGA GTTTGACCAAGCTATGCAGGAAGTGAGCAGCGTTGCAGGCCGCAGTGCAGACGAGCTCCTTGAGGTGTTTGTGGAGATGAGAGGGCACCTCTACCTGCATGCAGGCACGCTGCTGCTTAAGCTGGCTCAGGATCGCCAACAAACCTGGAGGGCTGTTCGTGACCTGGCTGCACTGTGCTACTTACTGGCATATCAG gTCCCCAGACCAAAGACAAAAGTGACCAAAAGAGATCAGACCGCCCCACAGTTTCTGGAGCTGCTGGCGAATGACCGACAGAGCCAGGCCGGCCACATGTTGTTCAATCTGAGTACAGATTCATCTGCCTTGATCAGTGAG GTGGTGGAAGCTTTCGGGAACCGGATTGGTCAGGACTCCCTGTTTGACCTCCTGCGGGGTCCGCAGGCCTCTGCTGGATTATCTTTTATCGCCAATGATGACATTCATTCCCTTACTGCCATGGCTCCAGAGCTCTCTCAAATGGCCAAATGGGACACTG GCTCCATCTTGCTCCACAGTGGTCAGTTGCAACATCTGAGCTGGTTGGGACTCCAGTGGAACCTTCTGGACCAAAGACCACCGCTGCGGGAATGGCTACAGCAGCTCTTTCCTCGGCTTACGCTGGAAACCTCTAAACTAGATACCAATGCGCCAGAGTCAATCTGCCTGCTGGACCTAGAG GTGTTTCTATATGGTGTGGTGTTCTGTAGCCACTGTCAGCTTCAGAGGACGGCAAAGATCAATGCTGGAGTCAATCAGTCACAACAACAGCTCTTTGAGCCTCGttgcctccctcttcctctcctccgcCTCTTGACCACTGACAGACAGAGGGAGTGGTGGGATGCCATCTACAGCCTCATTCACAAGCGAGCAGC ACCTGGTGTGTCAGGAAAGCTACGAATGATTGTGCAGCATGGGCTGAGCACATTGAGAGCTGGAGAAAAACATGGGCTTCAACCAGCACTGGTCATCCACTGGGCTCAGTGTCTTAGCCAGACg GGGGATGGAGTGAACTCCTACTATGACCAGAAGGAGTACATTGGCCGCAGTGTCCACTACTGGAAAGTTGCCCTTCCACTGCTGGAGAAGATCAAAAACAGACGCAGTATACCAGAACCTCTTGACCCTCTCTTTATACACTTTCCCTCCAAAGATATTCAG ATTTCTTCTGTGAAAAGTTATGAAGAGGAAGCAAGGATAGCATATGCAGTTCTTCTTGACATTGAAGGGAAAACCGAGGAGGCCATTTCTACCTTGGAAAGTATCAATAACATGTCCTCCATATGGCATTTAGCTCAG ATATATCAGCGGCTGTCAGAAGAGGCCAGCAATGGTGTTGAGGAGACTCAAGACAGGTGCATCATGTTCTTGAGAAAGTTCAGGGCATACCTGTCAAAGATCTACAGCGCCAATGCAGATGACATTGAAAAG CTGCCTGTCTCTATGGAGGAAGTTGTGGACCTCCTAAATGATGTGAACCAGCAGCTGGGGGAGAACGGGGAGGTCATGGATGAAGAGGATGAGAAGGAAGAGGGGAGCCTAAGAGGACCAGCCCACTCCAGCCCTGCTCATCTTGGCGAAACTAGTGCAACCATATCCCACATTAAGTTCTCCACTCCCTCTCCAAACAAAAGCATTGTTTCTCCTTCAAAAAGACTG ATTTCTCCCAAAACACAACCTCATTGGGTGGAGGACCAGAAGAGTCTCCTTCAGATGTTGTGTCAGCAAGTAGAAGCCCTTAAG AATGAGGTTCATGATCTGAGACACAACTCATCAGGCACTACAGTTTCTCCTCATCATAAAATGTATGGCGAGACTTACGGGGCTGAGGGCCTGCAGGAACCATTTACCCCGGTTCAGTCCTATCATGGAGCCCCCCTAACAG ttgccACCACAGGCCCCTCTGTGTACTACAATCAGTCACAAGCATACAACTCTCAGTATCTCTTGCGCACAGCAGCAAATGTAACCCCCACCAAG ACCCCAATGTATGGCGTAAACCGCATGCCACCTCAGCACAATATGTATGCCTACCAGCAGCCCACGCATACACCTCCACTGCAGACAGCCCCAGCCTGCATCTACCCTCCTCAAGAACAAGTCTTTGGTGCACCTCTACGGTTTGAATCACCAGCCACAAGTCTTCTTTCACCCTATGGTGAAGATTTTTATGGCCAGAGTGTTACCCAACAAACCAGTAACCCTACCTTACCTGAACCTGGCTATTTCACCAAGCCACCTGTAGTCCCAGTTCAACAACCAAAGAACATTGAGGGAAAGCCCATGGACTTTGGAAAGCTCTCCTTCAGCCAGCAGGCACCCACTGAAGTGCCCAGAGTGCCTAGTTTTGGTACAGGTGTAACTGCCCAGTCAACACCCTCGCCTGCTTTTAAATTCAACTCCAATTTTAAATCCAATGATGGTGATTTTACATTCTCAGCTTCTCAAAATAAGCACAGTGAAAGTTTGCTTGGCCTTCTCACATCAGACATTCCCAGTAAAACAGACACCGTTCCAGAGAAACCACAAACTCAGGAGCAGCCCACCACCCAAACGGGCATCTTCACCTTTGGAAACAAAAATGTTACCAGCTTTTCATTTGTTGATTCTGCACAGAGCACAGCTGCTGGAGGCCTGTTTGGGAAGGTGGATCAACCATTTCAATTTGGGGACATGTCCAAGCCAGCGTTTGGAATGTCAAAGCCTACAGCAGAGCAGGAACGGGCAGGGGAGAGTGACAATGATAGTACTCATGCtgaggaggatgaagatggGCCTCACTTTGAACCTATTGTCCCTCTTCCCGATAAGGTAGATGTGAAAACgggtgaggaagaagaggaagagatttTCTGCACCAGGGCAAAATTGTATCGATTTGACACGGAGACAAAAGAGTGGAAGGAACGGGGCATCGGCAATGTTAAAATCTTAAAACACAGCACTAAAGGCAAGGTCCGCCTCTTAATGAGAAGGGAACAGGTCCTTAAGATCTGTGCAAATCACTACATAACACCAGATATGTTGCTGAAACCAAATGCCGGCTCTGATAAATCTTGGGTATGGAATGCTATTGATTATGCAGATGAGGAGCCTAAACCTGAACAGCTGGCCATCCGTTTCAAAACTGTAGATGAGGCAGCACTTTTCAAAGCCAAGTTTGAGGAAGCCCAGAAGATTGTACTCAAATCACTTGACAAGACAAATCAAcaggagaggaaagaaaaaaccgtgaaagatTCTGAATCGATTGCAGCCCAGTTTGCACTGAAAGAAGGAGAATGGGAATGCTCTGTGTGCTGTGTAAGAAATAAACCCACAGATGTACGGTGTGTATCCTGTCAAAGCCCTAATCCCAACGCCTCTTCAAAGCCAGACATTCAGGCTGCTGGGGAAGTTAAACCTAGTTCTTTTACATTCAAATTTGGCACTGATTCAGCAAAACCAAGTAGTTCTGGCTCCACATTTACTGGATTTGGTGGTTTTGGATCTTCTGAAGCCTCTTCATTCACATTCGGTCTCAGCTCCTCAAAATCTGCAGACACTGGTTCCAGTACATTTGGTGGCTTTGGAGCCCTACTTACCAGCAAACCAGGGCAGTGGGACTGTGAATCATGTTCTATAAAAAATGAGGCCAATGTAGACAGTTGTGTTTCTTGCAAAGCTCTTAAACCCTCGGCTAAAACAGCTGCCGCAGCACAAGCTGCACCAGCTGCTGGTGCACCTGCAGCACAACCCGTTCTGTCCAGTGTTGACTCTGCTGGGGTTGCTGCCAAGTTTAGTAAGAAGCCTGGACAGTGGGATTGTGATGTGTGTGAAGTAAGAAATGAAGCCTCTGCTGGTAAATGTGTATCCTGTGGAAGTCCAAACCCTGCTGCTAAGCCAACAGAGGGGGCTTCATTAGGGTCAAATCTTCCAACAGTGTCGGGaccacaagcaaagaaagatgGACAATGGGATTGCAATGCCTGTCTGGTCAGAAATGATGCATCAGCTGCTGAATGTGTTTCCTGCAAAGCTCCAAATGAGAATGCATCTTTAGCAGCTAGATTTGGTAAGAAGGATGGAGAATGGGACTGCGACACTTGTCTCGTGAGAAACGAAGCCTCTGCTGATAAATGTGTGTCCTGTCAGACCCTAAATCCTAACGCTAAAAGCACAAGCAGCACTAGTTCCTCATCGTCGTCCTCAAAATTTACCTTTGGAACAAAGAGTCCGTCAAGTCAGCCTGTTGGAACTGGATTTACAATACCTTTTGTAAGTGGGAGCACCTTTCAGTTTGGTCAGAGCAAAGATAAAAGCTCACCTGCTTCTTTCAAATTTGAAGCTCCCCAGACTGGATCTAGCACAATCAGTTCGTCAAGCTTCTCTTTTTCAATGCCCATTGGGCCTGGTGGCTTCAAGTTTGGTGTTCAAGACCCTCCAAAAGAATCCCCTTCAAATGATAATCAGACTCAAACTGGGTCAGCCTCCAGTATGCTCAAAAGTATAGCTGACAAGCACAAGGAGAAAGAAACTGTTTCTACACCCTCAGTAGAGCAAACGGAGGAAGAACAAAATCCATTAATATCTGGAAAAGCAAATGCGTTCAGTTTTGCAGACTTGGCTAAATCTGCTGGAGGAAACTTTCAGTTTGGCACGAAAGATCCAGAATTCAAAGGTTTCTCTGGAGCTGGTGAGCAGTTGTTCACATCATTCCAAGCAACCCCCACCAAGACAGAAGCCTCAAATGAACTGGAGGATGATGATATGtataaaacagaggaaaatgaTGACATCCAGTTTGAACCAGTGATCCAGATGCCTGAGAAGGTGGACCTGGTAACTGGGGAGGAGGATGAACAGGTTCTTTACTCTCAGCGTGTCAAACTGTTTAGATTTGATGTGGGTACCAGTCAATGGAAAGAGCGTGGTGTGGGAGTTCTCAAATTCCTGAAAAACACTACAAATGGTCGGCTAAGGGTGCTGATGAGAAGAGAACAAGTTCTCAAGGTTTGTGCCAACCACTGGATCACCACCACCATGAACCTTAAACCCCTGGCAGGCTCAGACAAAGCCTGGATTTGGTTGGCCAATGACTTCTCTGATGGAGATGCTAAACTCGAACAGTTAGCTGCCAAGTTTAAAAGCCCTGAGCTTGCTCAGGAGTTTAAGGAAAAGTTTGAAGAGTGTCAGAGACTTCTCTTGGACATCCCTTTACAAACCCCCCACAAGCTGGTTGACACAGGTAGAACAGCACACCTCATTCAGAAGGCAGAGGAAATGAAGTCTGGTTTGAAAGACCTGAAATCATTTTTGACTGACgagaaaacaaagataaaagacAATGACACACAGGGAGATATTGCAACAGCTGGTGACATTTCAAGCCTTGTAATCAAGCCCCAAGGTGACACCACCGGCCCTACCTTGGAGTGGGACAACTACGACCTCAGAGAAGATGCTTTAGATGACACGGCTGACTCGTCGGTCTATGCCTCCCCTCTTGCCAGCAGCCCCCTGAGAAAGAACCTATTCCGCTTCGGGGAATCCACTGGTGGGTTCAGCTTTAGCTTTCAACCTGGCATCAGCCCCTCAAAGTCTCCTGCTAAGCTCAACCAGAGCAGAGCTTCAGTGGGTACTGATGACGAGCAGGATGTCACCCAGGATGAAGAGCGGGACGGCCAGTACTTTGAACCTGTGGTCCCCTTGCCAGATTTGGTGGAGACTTCTACAGGAGAGGAAAATGAGCAGGTGGTCTTCAGTCACAGAGCCAAACTATATCGCTATGATAAAGAGTCAAAACAGTGGAAGGAGAGAGGAATTGGAGACCTGAAGATCTTGCAGAATTATAACGATAAACGAGCGAGGTTGGTAATGAGAAGGGATCAGGTGCTGAAGATCTGTGCCAACCACTGGATTAGTCCAATCATGAAGCTGGAACCTATGAAGGGCGCAGAGAAGGCCTGGGTCTGGAGTGCTTTGGACTTTGCTGAGGAAGGAGAGGGCAAGCTtgagcagctggctgtgagattCAAGCTGCAAGAAACCGCAAATACATTCAAACAAGTCTTTGAGGAAGCCAATGTtgctcagggaaaaaaagaactcaTGACTCCAGCGACATCTAGAGTGGTTCCACCACAAGACAGTGGAACACCAGGATCTGCAAAGACCACTCCAGCTGTATGTGGCAAAGCAGCCATTGCCGTTCTTGAAGAGACGACTAAGGAACGTACTGAGCTTCCTGCAGACACTGGATCAAGTGCATCTGCATCACACAGTCCTGTCAATCCCGGAAAGACTGTGGTGTCTCCCccaaagtttgtttttggcaCTGATACCCTTCAGAAGATTTTTGGCACTCCTAAATCTCATTCTGAACCCGAGCAATCTACAGCATCTGGTTTGAAAGCCAACGGCTCTGGTTATACTGCCAAGACTTCACTTCAAGTTCCTGCATTCAAAATCCCAGAGAAAG GATCCCCTCAGGCAGAGGGAAGCAGTGCTAGGTCTGATGAGGATTCGGAGGTGGAGATTGTGTACGTCAGGGAACCCACAGCTGAGCAGGCAGCTTTAGCTAGGAAGCTCCAGCTGCCCATCACCTTCTTCTGCTACAAGAATGAACCAGGCTACATCAGTGATGACGAAACTGACG aTGAAGACTACGAATCAGCAGTGAAGGCCTTGAATGGAAAGCTCTACCCTGATACTCCTGAGAAGAACACTGCAGCTTGTGGTGATG AGTCAGACTGTCAGGTGGTGTGGGAAAAGAAGCCAACaccagaggaggagaaaaaagccAAAAGCCTCCAGCTTCCACCCACCTTCTTCTGTGGCCTGAGCACCACAGACAGCGACCCGGACCAGGATAAGCCTGAGGACTTTGAGACAGAAGTCCGCAAAGTACATGAAGTCCTG GTTGCTCAGTTAGACAAATCTAACGAAGCCTCCAGCAGTCCTGCTGTGACCCCTGAAATGCCAGCATCAGGGCCATCATCCAGCAGAGCAGAGGCTGCCGACAGCACATCTACAGCAGACAAACAGACCACAGCAACTCCAAGCAGCAGCTCTCCCATTGACCTCTCAACTAAGAAGAGTGTCGAGCTGGAGTCCAACACTGAGAGTAAACCTGCATCTTTGACTGCTACAACAAGTCGAG ACCTCTCCACCTTTGGCTTCAATGCATCTGGCTTCTCTTTTGCTGAGTTGGCCAAAAATACAGATGGATTTGCATTCGGATCAAAAG atGCTAATTTCTCATGGGCAAATGCTGGAGCAACAGTGTTTGGATCTGCAGTGACCTCTCAGCCTAAAACCAATGCTGATGAGGGGGGAAGTGATGAAGAAGAAGCTCCTAAAAATGTGGACATTCACTTTGAGCCCATAGTATCTCTGCCCGAG GTGGAGACAAAGTCTggagaggaggacgaggagatCCTGTTCAAGGAGCGCGCCAAACTGTATCGATGGGACCGGGATATCGGCCAGTGGAAGGAGCGCGGCATCGGTGACATCAAGATCCTCTTCCACCCAACCAAACATTTCTACCGAATCCTGATGAGAAGAGAACAGGTGCTGCGGGTTTGCGCCAACCACAACATCTCAGAGGCGATGGAGCTCAAACCCATGAACGCCTCAGCGAACGCACTGATCTGGACTGCCACTGATTACTCAG ATGGCGAAGGTGTGATTGAGCAGCTGGCGGCCAAGTTCAAAACCCCTGAAATAGCCGAATCCTTCAAAAAGACCTTCTGCGAGTGTCAGAACCGGATGGGCCAAATTGATGGTGATGCTTCGTCTCTGTGCTCGCCACAGATGTCCAGAATTCAGGAGCACTCCAGAGACACTAACCCACAGGTGTTCCTCAAGCTGGCAGCTGATGGCCAACCTCTGGGCACAATCACTATAGAGCTGTTCTCCCATATTGTACCCAAAACTGCAGAGAACTTCAGAGCTCTCTGCACTGGTGAGAAAGGCTTCGGGCTGCGGGACTCCATCTTCCACAGGATCATACCAGATTTCATGTGTCAG GGTGGTGACATCACCAAGAATAACGGCACAGGAGGCAAGTCCATTTACGGCGACAAGTTTGAGGATGAGAACTTTGATGTCCGGCACACAGGCCCGGGCATCCTGTCGATGGCAAATCGCGGACGCGACACCAACAACTCGCAGTTCTTCATAACCCTGAAGAAAGCCGAACACCTGGACTTCAAACATGTGGCTTTTGGCTGGGTTCGGGATGGCATGGATGTGGTGCAGCAGATGGGAGAGCTGGGCTCAAAGGCAGGCCCTCCAACAAAGAAGATCATCATCACAGACTGCGGACAGCTGTAG